From Phaeodactylum tricornutum CCAP 1055/1 chromosome 11, complete sequence, one genomic window encodes:
- a CDS encoding predicted protein yields MKTSGLFLACSITVSAVPGSAFVFPTKQHPNRWTSSKTISSALYTSASTVFNTTATIEGNKLAIEKKKLLALLKSTEPFEDAVLADPITKESITITAKPVTFLGGESSSNNRRRIKYFIESASNKFQGTSDTFIDLLEPIKPEELTSAPDSTSSDALARNLIPFIPPPLRSAFATAGFPMGEDYVPMRDLFTSPVVSAAYERGWRQGFAQAGFPGADDEAQLAMDYFAPVMAMSDTKTLVDMSCATGLFTRRFAKSGKYARVLGCDYSASMLNEAHTRIQANPRLNGNRNTQLDLIRLDVGQIPMKNASVDCLHAGAAMHCWPDLPAAAAEIYRVLKPGGRYFATTFLSSYFGTLQQAEGGANGPSRQAFQYFESVEQLKSLLVDGGFAREMVSIEVLSPACVVIRCEKTKK; encoded by the coding sequence ATGAAGACTTCTGGCCTTTTTTTGGCGTGTAGCATAACTGTAAGTGCGGTACCAGGGTCGGCTTTTGTCTTTCCGACGAAGCAACATCCGAATCGGTGGACAAGCTCGAAGACGATCTCGTCGGCCCTATATACTTCAGCGTCGACTGTTTTCAACACGACCGCGACAATTGAAGGGAACAAACTCGCAATagaaaagaagaagttgTTAGCCCTTTTGAAGTCGACGGAACCGTTCGAGGACGCCGTTTTGGCAGATCCCATCACAAAGGAGAGCATCACGATTACTGCCAAGCCCGTTACCTTTCTTGGAGGCGAGTCGTCTTCAAATAATCGTCGTCGAATCAAGTATTTCATTGAATCTGCCAGCAACAAGTTTCAGGGAACGTCCGATACGTTTATTGACCTATTGGAGCCGATTAAGCCGGAGGAATTGACGTCGGCACCGGACTCGACTTCTTCCGATGCGCTCGCACGCAATTTGATTCCGTTTATTCCTCCGCCACTACGCTCCGCATTCGCGACTGCTGGTTTTCCCATGGGCGAGGACTATGTTCCAATGCGGGACTTGTTCACATCCCCCGTCGTCAGTGCAGCATACGAACGGGGATGGCGACAAGGTTTCGCCCAAGCTGGTTTTCCTGGAGCAGACGATGAGGCGCAGCTTGCCATGGACTATTTCGCCCCGGTCATGGCTATGAGTGATACCAAAACTTTGGTGGATATGAGCTGTGCTACCGGCTTATTTACCCGTCGTTTTGCCAAATCTGGCAAGTATGCTCGTGTTTTGGGATGTGACTATTCTGCAAGTATGTTGAACGAAGCGCACACTCGGATTCAGGCCAACCCCAGGCTGAACGGAAATCGCAACACGCAACTCGATTTGATCCGCCTCGATGTCGGACAAATTCCTATGAAGAACGCTTCGGTAGATTGTTTGCACGCGGGGGCCGCGATGCACTGCTGGCCCGATTTACCGGCGGCCGCGGCCGAAATTTACCGTGTATTAAAGCCAGGTGGTCGCTATTTTGCGACAACGTTCTTGTCGTCCTATTTCGGCACCTTGCAGCAGGCCGAAGGTGGGGCCAATGGACCATCGCGACAAGCGTTTCAGTATTTCGAATCAGTGGAGCAGCTCAAGAGCTTGCTTGTGGACGGAGGCTTTGCGCGCGAGATGGTTTCGATTGAAGTTCTAAGTCCCGCTTGTGTAGTTATTCGATGCGAAAAGACAAAAAAATAG